A stretch of DNA from Brevibacterium sp. CBA3109:
CGGACAGCTCATCACCGTGCAGGGAATCCGGGATGTCTACACGGACATCTTCTTGCCGCTGCACGGCATCCATCAGGCACACAATGCGGCTCTGGCGCTGATCGCGGCGGAGGCGTTCCTCAGTGATGAGGACAAGCCGCTGGTACTGGACACAGTGGCCGAAGGCCTGTCCCATGTGACGTCTCCTGGCCGCGCCGAGCTTGTCCGGACAGGTCCGGCAGTGGTCGTCGACGGGGCGCATAACCCCGACGCCGCCCACGTGCTGGCAGAGACCATCACCGAGGCATTCGACTTCGACTACACCGTGATGGTTCTGGCGATGTTCGCCGATAAGGATGTCCTCGGCGTGCTCGAGGAGCTTCACCGCAGCGCCGATGTGTTCGTCGTCAGTGAGGCACTGAACTCCCGTGCATTGGATGCCCACGAACTGGCCGAGGCTGTCCGCGAATGGGTGGATGAGGACTCTGTGATCGAGACACCGGATCTCAACGCGGCTCTGATGAAGGCCATCGACCTGGCGAACAATTCCGGGGCGACGAGCCCAGGGATCGTAGTCACCGGGTCTCTCCACACCGTGGCAGAAGCCCGTCTGCTGCTCGGTAAGGAGGAATGAGCTGATGAAATCGAAGTTTCCCGTCCTGTGCGGCTCGATCCTCATCTGTGAACTCTTCATCGTCTACTTCGCAGTGCTCACCGCCTACGGTTTGGCCGTCAAGACGGCTGGATCCCTGACCCTGGGACAGCTGCTCCTCGGCGCATCCGTGATTGCAGTTCTGGCAATCGCGTCGGTCCTGCTGCTGCCACGGCGGATCGGCCAGAAGCGACCAGGGGTGGCACTGGGCTGGGTCGTGCAGATCCTCCTGCTTGCCTCGGGCTTCCTCATCACCTCGATGTTCTTCGTCGCAGCGATCTTCATCATCATGTGGGCGGTGTCGGTGTACTGGTCGGCAAGGATCGACAGGGAAGTGGCGCAGCGGGCCTGAACCGCCTCGGCGATTGACATCAATGAACTCAACGGCGGCTAAACTATGACCGCCGATCATCGCATAAACGAAAAGGACTGGAATGGAACGCACTCTCATCCTCATCAAGCCCGACGGTGTCGAACGAGGACTCGTGGGACAGATCCTCGCTCGGATCGAAGCCAAGGGATATGCCATCGACGCACTGTCGCTGCGAACCGCGACGGCGGAGGAACTCTCCGCGCACTACGCGGAGCATGAAGGCAAACCCTTCTATCAGCCGCTCGTCGACTTCATGTCCGAGGGACCGATCGTTTCAATCATCGCCTCCGGTCAGGGCGTGATCC
This window harbors:
- a CDS encoding DUF4233 domain-containing protein codes for the protein MKSKFPVLCGSILICELFIVYFAVLTAYGLAVKTAGSLTLGQLLLGASVIAVLAIASVLLLPRRIGQKRPGVALGWVVQILLLASGFLITSMFFVAAIFIIMWAVSVYWSARIDREVAQRA
- the ndk gene encoding nucleoside-diphosphate kinase, which produces MERTLILIKPDGVERGLVGQILARIEAKGYAIDALSLRTATAEELSAHYAEHEGKPFYQPLVDFMSEGPIVSIIASGQGVIPGFRSLAGATDPTAAAPGTIRGDLGRDWGEKVQKNLVHGSDSVESAEREIGIWFPA